Within the Leisingera thetidis genome, the region GAGGCTGAAATGGTTCCAGCGCGACTGGTGCCTGGAACGCGGCATCACACTGGTGCGCTGGACGTTCGATCCGCTGCGCCGTATCAACGCCGGGCTGAATATCGCCCGCCTGGGCGGTTCAGCCAGCACCTATTACGAAGATTATTACGGCGAAATGGCAGGCATAAATGCTGGTGTTCCCTCGGACCGCCTTCTGGTCGACTGGAACCTCACTGCTCCCCGCGTTGACGCACAGGCAAAAGGTCGGAAAACTGTCACTCCCTACGCGGCAGAAGAAACCATGACAGTAGAAGTTCCCAAAAACCTGGACAGGCTGCTGGTTTCAGATCTTGACGCAGCAATTTCCGAGCGGCTTCGTGTGCGGGAAGAAATGACTTCAGCCTTCGCGAAGGGATACAAAGTCGATGGATTCGACGTCGAGACCTGCTGTTATCTTTTGACCAAGCCCTAACAGGCCGCTGAAGAAGTCGGCTCTCGACGCGGTCTGAGGAACATGCTTCAATCTGAGCACAATTTCGGCAGGGGTGATAATGCGCGGGACGGACGCTAATCCCCTCATTTTTACGGGGGCTTGGTCGTAGAATTTACGCGGCCATCTTCAGCTTCTGGGCGAGGGTCATCCCGCCATTGCCCATATTGGGGCGCTCATTGTTGCAGGACCACAGCCATGCGGTGGCAATCTGCTGCACCGCGTCGATGCTTTCGAAGATGTAGAGGTCGAGCCACTCATACCGGACCGTCCGGTTATCCATTTGTTCAGTGCAGCGCTGGCAGCGTTGGCATTTGTTTGAGGCTTTCTGTTGTACCGCGGGAAGAGGAAATCGCTTTCAACGACCTCGCTCAGCAAACGCTCTGCAGCCCACTTGGCTTGCCCCTCCAACGGGACGACACGCTCACCGCCCTTGGTTTTCAGACGCCGCCACGGGTGTGGACGCACTCAGGCAACCAGAGAACCGTCTGACCGCCGTTCAATGTCCTGTCTCGCCATTCCTGCGGCCTCAGCAAGCCGCATTCCCGTGTCCGAAACGAGCGCTACAAGCCACCTCATGTCATCGTCCAGTTGGCGACACTGGCCCTGAACCACTTTGAGTGCATCCGCTGGGATTGGGTTGCGATCACTTACGCCAGCCTCTCGGTCGTAGTAGACCCCGTTGAAAGGATTGGTCAGGGTCAGGCCAAGCTCACTGGCTGCGAAG harbors:
- a CDS encoding GNAT family N-acetyltransferase codes for the protein MNMVNSGLVLRELHGVAELKHAEWLQKEVWGKDDPPDNSDLMLAIQHEGGLVAGAFKDGRMLGFLFGFPTSQPHIQHSHRLAVHPDSRGLGLGMRLKWFQRDWCLERGITLVRWTFDPLRRINAGLNIARLGGSASTYYEDYYGEMAGINAGVPSDRLLVDWNLTAPRVDAQAKGRKTVTPYAAEETMTVEVPKNLDRLLVSDLDAAISERLRVREEMTSAFAKGYKVDGFDVETCCYLLTKP